The Sphingorhabdus sp. Alg231-15 genome has a segment encoding these proteins:
- a CDS encoding alpha-galactosidase, whose amino-acid sequence MQIDNRMETIRFDAGEMSFILCCANGEPPFILYWGPRLAPDLSVEQVSLLSTRQSAHGIEDVNIQPSLAMEPGIGYTGPSGFSAHREGQDWGSRFVVQNVKRDPQSCRISCHDHRTGIALDYDIVVDSDNGLLTFSSSITNQQDRPLDLVDMATICLPIPAHITDIIGFSGRWAREFQMERVSRFSGSYMRENRRGRTSHDCFPGLILCEENSDEQSGEAYGLHLAWSGNSRLRVDSNGDGRVFASMGALLFPGEIRLAPGESYHSPQLVGAYTCSGLSSLSQHYHDHVRNNLLRQSTRFRVRPVHYNSWEAVYFDHDQDRLKALASRAADVGVERFVLDDGWFGGRRNDAAGLGDWHVSDAVYPDGLKPLIDHVTGLGMEMGIWFEPEMINADSDLYRAHPDWILGLDGVEQVPFRNQYALDISRPEVSDHLFGRISAILTDHDIGYVKWDMNRDLNHPGGQQGIAKAYAHVQALWALIDRLRSAHPDVEFESCASGGGRADFGMLARTDRVWTSDSNDALDRQIIQRGASHFLPLKVMGAHVGPRHCHITGRTLSMAMRAGTALMGHMGLELNLLDEPPEELEELKAAIALYKNHRNLLHDGDFGRMDSPDYLNIMGVVAKDKGEALYSVAYLTGQVPALPGRFRFSGLDPEANYRIRQIWPEDWYSEKSPSVIDALDLAGAGMSFSGAVLSQVGMQLPVAPPETVLLFYLSAD is encoded by the coding sequence ATGCAAATCGACAATCGCATGGAGACAATCCGCTTTGATGCCGGAGAAATGTCCTTCATTCTCTGCTGCGCCAATGGAGAGCCGCCTTTCATCCTTTACTGGGGACCGCGCCTTGCTCCTGACCTATCCGTTGAACAGGTTTCTTTGCTCTCCACGAGGCAAAGCGCCCACGGCATAGAAGATGTCAATATTCAGCCATCTTTGGCGATGGAGCCCGGAATCGGCTATACTGGGCCAAGCGGCTTTTCTGCCCATCGAGAAGGACAGGACTGGGGTAGCCGGTTCGTTGTGCAGAACGTCAAACGGGATCCGCAATCCTGTCGGATAAGCTGCCATGATCATCGCACCGGTATCGCTCTCGATTATGATATTGTGGTCGATAGCGACAATGGTTTGCTGACATTCTCATCTTCCATCACCAATCAGCAAGATCGCCCGCTTGATCTGGTCGATATGGCAACAATCTGCTTACCGATACCCGCGCATATAACGGACATTATAGGATTTTCCGGCCGCTGGGCGCGTGAGTTTCAGATGGAAAGGGTCAGTCGTTTTTCTGGTTCCTATATGCGGGAGAACCGGCGTGGCCGCACTTCCCATGACTGTTTTCCTGGGCTGATCTTGTGCGAAGAAAATAGCGATGAACAGTCAGGGGAAGCTTATGGTCTGCACTTGGCATGGAGTGGGAATAGTCGCCTGCGTGTCGACAGCAATGGCGACGGCCGGGTTTTCGCATCCATGGGTGCGTTGCTGTTCCCTGGCGAAATCCGGTTGGCTCCGGGTGAGAGCTACCATAGCCCGCAGCTGGTCGGAGCCTATACCTGTTCAGGGCTTTCATCGCTGAGCCAGCATTATCATGATCACGTGCGCAACAATTTGCTACGCCAATCGACACGATTTCGCGTGCGGCCAGTGCATTATAACAGCTGGGAAGCCGTCTATTTCGACCATGATCAGGATCGATTAAAGGCTTTGGCTTCGCGCGCTGCAGATGTCGGCGTGGAGCGTTTTGTTCTTGATGACGGATGGTTTGGTGGGCGCCGTAACGATGCGGCGGGCCTTGGCGACTGGCATGTTTCGGATGCGGTTTATCCTGATGGGCTGAAACCCCTGATTGATCACGTCACCGGTTTGGGCATGGAAATGGGTATCTGGTTTGAACCGGAAATGATCAACGCCGACAGCGATCTGTATCGCGCTCATCCGGACTGGATTTTGGGTCTGGATGGTGTTGAACAGGTGCCGTTTCGAAACCAGTATGCACTCGATATTTCCAGACCGGAAGTATCTGATCATCTGTTCGGGCGGATCAGCGCAATACTGACTGACCATGATATCGGCTATGTCAAATGGGACATGAACCGGGACCTCAATCATCCCGGTGGTCAACAGGGCATTGCCAAAGCTTACGCGCATGTACAGGCACTTTGGGCGCTGATTGATCGCTTGCGTAGCGCACATCCTGACGTCGAGTTTGAAAGCTGTGCTTCGGGCGGCGGGCGTGCCGATTTTGGGATGTTGGCACGAACCGACCGAGTATGGACTTCTGACAGCAATGACGCACTTGATCGTCAGATCATTCAGCGCGGTGCATCCCATTTCTTGCCGCTCAAAGTGATGGGCGCCCATGTTGGTCCGCGCCATTGTCATATCACAGGGCGCACATTGTCGATGGCCATGCGCGCAGGCACCGCGTTGATGGGCCATATGGGGTTGGAGCTGAATTTGCTGGACGAACCTCCGGAAGAGCTGGAAGAGTTGAAGGCCGCTATCGCGCTTTACAAAAATCACCGAAACCTTTTGCATGACGGCGATTTTGGCCGGATGGACAGTCCCGACTATCTCAATATCATGGGTGTCGTGGCGAAGGACAAGGGCGAGGCGCTCTATTCCGTCGCCTATTTGACTGGACAAGTCCCAGCACTGCCAGGCCGGTTCCGGTTTTCCGGATTAGACCCGGAAGCAAACTACAGGATCCGGCAAATCTGGCCCGAAGACTGGTACAGCGAGAAATCTCCATCCGTCATTGACGCTTTGGATCTGGCCGGCGCGGGTATGAGTTTTTCCGGCGCTGTTCTGAGTCAGGTTGGAATGCAACTGCCGGTCGCGCCACCGGAAACGGTTTTGCTCTTTTATCTGAGCGCGGACTAG
- a CDS encoding sodium:solute symporter family transporter, whose translation MNSGGVSAVQIGVFVGLMVLIGLLTYLKVRGKAAGEDGSAKDVFLAGGGLSWFFIAGAITLTNLSTDQLVGMNGNQMLLLAWWELSAIVGLSILAFVFVPIYYRNNCTTVTELLEKRYKKRNIRTTISALFLIGNVVIYLPAVIYSGALFMQSLFGVNISLILIAAVFATVGAAYAILGGLRAVAVLDTYSGVGILGLALVVVFLALQAVNFDIVTDVPPERITMIGSNDSPIPFHTLFTGMLFIQIFYWSTNQNITQKALAAPTVREAQKGVMAAAAIRFLIIPAIVVVPGVVAYKLFGDVGDRAYGMLVAQVLPSWTSGLFAAMIAAAVLTTFSAVLNATTTLYTIDFHQQYINPGANPGRLNRIVGVAASLIAIALVPLFASAESIINLLQELNGLLSMPILSTFIVGLLFRHVDARAAIAGLLWGFALYAFHNFVLYKPGLIYEGETFYQHIGVPWLHYIDVMVVVLVTSVLFALTVNRLIFGNRAVFIFSTEGKAQRAAEAA comes from the coding sequence ATGAATAGCGGGGGTGTGTCGGCGGTCCAGATCGGTGTTTTTGTCGGGCTCATGGTCCTCATCGGACTGCTTACCTATCTGAAAGTGCGCGGCAAAGCGGCTGGTGAGGATGGGTCTGCCAAAGATGTCTTTCTGGCAGGCGGAGGTCTAAGCTGGTTCTTTATCGCTGGCGCGATCACCTTGACCAACCTGTCCACCGATCAGCTTGTCGGTATGAATGGCAATCAAATGCTGCTGCTCGCCTGGTGGGAGCTTTCCGCTATCGTCGGACTGTCCATTCTGGCCTTTGTGTTTGTGCCGATCTACTATCGCAATAATTGTACAACCGTCACCGAACTGCTGGAAAAACGCTATAAGAAGCGCAACATCCGTACCACGATTTCCGCGCTGTTTCTTATCGGCAATGTCGTCATTTACCTGCCTGCCGTCATCTATAGCGGTGCATTGTTCATGCAGTCGCTATTCGGTGTGAATATTTCCCTTATTCTGATCGCCGCGGTTTTCGCAACCGTTGGTGCTGCTTATGCCATATTGGGCGGTCTGCGCGCGGTGGCTGTGCTCGACACCTATAGCGGTGTCGGCATATTGGGGTTGGCGCTGGTCGTTGTCTTTCTTGCGCTCCAAGCCGTCAATTTCGATATTGTCACCGATGTGCCGCCAGAGCGTATTACGATGATCGGGTCTAATGACTCGCCCATTCCTTTCCATACGCTGTTCACCGGCATGCTGTTCATCCAGATTTTCTACTGGAGCACCAATCAGAACATCACGCAAAAGGCACTGGCTGCTCCAACAGTCCGTGAAGCCCAGAAAGGCGTCATGGCCGCGGCGGCAATCCGGTTCTTGATCATTCCGGCAATTGTCGTGGTGCCCGGCGTGGTCGCGTACAAGCTCTTCGGCGATGTCGGTGATCGGGCTTATGGCATGCTTGTCGCACAGGTCTTACCGAGCTGGACGAGCGGGTTGTTTGCCGCGATGATCGCTGCGGCCGTGCTCACAACATTTTCGGCTGTGCTCAATGCCACCACGACGCTCTATACAATTGATTTCCACCAGCAATATATCAACCCAGGCGCCAACCCGGGACGACTCAACCGCATTGTCGGAGTTGCAGCGTCGCTTATCGCCATCGCGCTGGTTCCGCTATTTGCCAGCGCAGAGAGTATCATCAATTTGCTGCAGGAATTGAACGGATTGCTATCCATGCCAATCCTGTCGACCTTCATCGTCGGATTGCTATTCCGCCACGTCGATGCCCGCGCCGCGATAGCCGGTCTGTTATGGGGTTTTGCGCTTTATGCCTTCCACAATTTTGTCTTGTATAAGCCCGGCCTGATTTACGAGGGCGAGACATTCTATCAACATATCGGAGTGCCGTGGTTGCATTATATTGATGTCATGGTTGTGGTGCTGGTGACGTCGGTGCTATTCGCACTCACCGTAAACCGGCTGATTTTCGGAAACCGGGCCGTCTTTATCTTTAGCACTGAAGGCAAAGCGCAGCGGGCAGCCGAAGCGGCCTGA
- a CDS encoding 2-dehydro-3-deoxy-6-phosphogalactonate aldolase: protein MTELIDSFDKQLSAMPVVAILRGVQPDEIEAIGEAIIAAGITILEVPLNSPDPFSSIGIMARCFAGRAIVGAGTVLNAADVTRCKDAGSQLIVSPNMRPDVIKAAVAGGMLSTPGCLTPSEAFDALDAGAHAIKLFPGELVPPAGVKAMRAVLPSEARMLVVGGVTTENLPAYRQAGATGFGIGGSIYRAGDSAAAVSAKAKAFAQLLS, encoded by the coding sequence ATGACTGAATTGATAGACTCGTTTGACAAACAGCTTTCGGCCATGCCCGTGGTTGCCATATTGCGTGGGGTGCAGCCGGATGAGATTGAGGCCATTGGCGAAGCGATTATTGCCGCTGGTATCACCATATTGGAGGTGCCGCTCAACTCGCCTGATCCGTTTTCATCGATCGGGATCATGGCGCGTTGTTTCGCCGGAAGAGCCATTGTCGGTGCCGGTACCGTTTTAAATGCTGCTGATGTCACTCGGTGCAAGGATGCCGGCAGTCAGTTGATTGTTTCACCCAATATGCGGCCAGATGTCATCAAAGCCGCAGTGGCAGGCGGCATGCTTTCCACGCCAGGCTGTCTGACACCGAGTGAAGCCTTTGATGCGTTGGACGCGGGAGCCCACGCGATCAAGCTATTCCCGGGAGAATTGGTGCCGCCTGCCGGAGTGAAGGCCATGCGCGCTGTGTTGCCTTCGGAGGCGAGAATGCTTGTGGTCGGAGGCGTTACCACGGAAAATTTACCGGCTTATCGCCAGGCAGGCGCTACCGGGTTTGGCATCGGCGGGTCAATCTACCGAGCTGGTGACAGCGCCGCTGCAGTAAGCGCCAAGGCAAAGGCCTTTGCGCAGCTTCTGTCCTGA
- a CDS encoding FadR/GntR family transcriptional regulator, with translation MTDHVATSLGRSIVSGEYEPGSVFQINDLCRSFDASRTVMREAVKALTAKGLVTSRASVGSIVQKEESWNLSDPDVLDWFLHVKGNTVPLIREFMEFRLAIEPMAAMLAAELGDQAAIAKIDMALDRMKAAKNGEDDALAADIEFHVAILHASGNRFYVNMRHTVDVALNISIRVTNRSKGVALASVADHAKIADAIRDGDGEAAKAYMTNLIMEAQQLLQGKIPALENI, from the coding sequence TTGACTGATCATGTGGCCACTTCGCTAGGCCGGTCGATTGTTTCTGGCGAATATGAGCCGGGTTCGGTCTTCCAGATCAACGACCTTTGCAGGTCGTTTGATGCCAGCCGCACGGTCATGCGTGAAGCTGTGAAAGCGCTGACCGCCAAAGGTCTCGTAACCTCTCGTGCGAGTGTCGGCAGCATTGTCCAGAAGGAAGAAAGCTGGAACTTGTCTGATCCGGATGTGTTGGACTGGTTTCTGCATGTAAAGGGCAATACCGTGCCCTTGATCCGGGAGTTTATGGAGTTTCGGCTGGCGATCGAGCCCATGGCGGCGATGCTTGCAGCTGAACTTGGTGATCAGGCGGCCATAGCGAAAATAGACATGGCACTGGACCGGATGAAAGCGGCAAAAAATGGCGAAGATGATGCGCTGGCTGCCGATATCGAGTTTCATGTCGCGATATTGCACGCCAGCGGCAACCGCTTTTATGTGAACATGCGGCATACAGTTGACGTAGCGCTGAATATTTCCATCCGTGTGACTAACCGGTCAAAGGGCGTTGCCTTGGCGAGCGTGGCTGATCATGCGAAAATTGCCGACGCGATCAGGGACGGAGACGGAGAAGCTGCAAAAGCATATATGACAAACCTGATCATGGAAGCGCAGCAACTCTTGCAAGGCAAAATTCCCGCTCTCGAAAATATCTAG
- a CDS encoding SMP-30/gluconolactonase/LRE family protein, protein MTMDISPTKIFDVKNRLGECVLWDGRQSAILWTDIESSRFWTWHFSDAEPQSFLLPERLGSFALTDMIGTYLGAFESGFAIFTPSEDVFQLIAPVSADHKHLRMNDGRVDRQGRFWAATMAEQDPTGEEPWGTLWRHDGGDQVFPTLSGFKIPNSLCWSRDGETMYFADSPQNTIWRYAFDPDKGPIGDPVIFAKTDKGVHPDGSCIDSEDHLWNAQWGAGEVVRYRPDGSIERRLELPVSQPSCVAFGGPNLDMLFVTTARVDLSEEQLSDQPLAGALFAYQTDMKGIPEVVCRSV, encoded by the coding sequence ATGACCATGGATATCTCGCCGACAAAAATATTCGACGTCAAGAACCGGCTGGGAGAATGTGTGCTATGGGATGGACGACAGTCCGCCATATTATGGACGGATATTGAATCATCCCGGTTCTGGACCTGGCATTTTTCCGACGCAGAACCACAGAGTTTCCTGTTGCCCGAAAGACTGGGCAGTTTTGCCCTTACGGATATGATCGGTACCTATCTGGGAGCTTTTGAGAGCGGCTTTGCGATTTTCACGCCGTCTGAAGACGTGTTTCAGCTCATCGCTCCCGTATCTGCGGACCACAAACATCTGCGGATGAATGACGGTCGCGTGGACCGGCAGGGTCGATTTTGGGCAGCCACCATGGCCGAACAAGATCCGACCGGAGAGGAGCCCTGGGGCACCTTGTGGCGTCATGATGGGGGTGATCAGGTTTTCCCCACGCTATCGGGCTTCAAGATCCCCAATAGCCTGTGCTGGAGCCGGGACGGCGAGACGATGTATTTCGCGGATTCGCCGCAAAATACCATTTGGCGCTATGCGTTTGACCCGGACAAGGGGCCGATTGGTGATCCTGTCATATTCGCCAAGACCGACAAAGGCGTACATCCTGACGGCAGCTGCATCGACAGCGAGGATCATCTATGGAACGCGCAATGGGGTGCTGGCGAGGTTGTGCGATATCGACCGGATGGCAGCATAGAGCGGCGGCTGGAACTTCCGGTAAGTCAACCCAGTTGCGTTGCGTTTGGCGGTCCGAATCTTGACATGCTGTTCGTGACAACTGCGCGCGTTGATTTGAGTGAGGAGCAGCTTTCAGACCAGCCACTAGCGGGTGCCCTTTTTGCGTACCAGACTGATATGAAAGGGATTCCCGAGGTGGTCTGCCGCTCGGTATGA
- a CDS encoding 2-dehydro-3-deoxygalactonokinase, giving the protein MTKPAFIAIDWGTSNARFVLADKMGVRLDETHGPGIAKMGNADAIEATCFKAIGDWIGRGTSLPVLMAGMVGSNIGWREAAYVETPASVEAVLSAALRFEARGARFAILPGVKTNRLGDGLPDLMRGEETQIMGAAEDGLICLPGTHSKWVQRSGGTIETFHTAQTGELLELIGKQSILLNPRRAPAAVVGRAFTDGVKVALTNALGLESLLFTVRSRQVAGDLPDTEADSYLTGLLVGAEIRSALAIYNDVENVQLIGSPGLTTLYAAALDRAGKSSIQIDGQSASLAGLTKAYQEIFA; this is encoded by the coding sequence ATGACAAAGCCTGCCTTTATCGCGATTGACTGGGGCACCAGCAATGCGCGTTTCGTGCTGGCTGACAAAATGGGTGTGCGGCTTGATGAAACGCATGGTCCGGGCATCGCGAAAATGGGTAATGCGGATGCGATTGAGGCGACCTGTTTTAAAGCTATTGGTGACTGGATCGGACGGGGCACGTCACTGCCGGTGCTCATGGCGGGAATGGTCGGATCCAACATTGGCTGGCGTGAAGCCGCTTATGTCGAAACTCCGGCTTCAGTTGAGGCGGTACTGTCCGCTGCATTACGGTTTGAAGCTCGGGGCGCAAGATTTGCGATCCTGCCCGGTGTAAAGACCAATCGTCTAGGCGATGGCCTGCCTGATCTAATGCGCGGTGAGGAAACGCAGATTATGGGTGCGGCGGAGGACGGCTTGATATGTCTGCCGGGCACGCACTCGAAATGGGTACAGCGTTCAGGCGGGACGATAGAGACATTTCATACCGCGCAAACGGGAGAACTGCTTGAGCTGATCGGGAAGCAGAGCATATTGCTGAACCCAAGAAGAGCACCAGCGGCGGTTGTTGGACGAGCGTTTACGGATGGGGTGAAGGTGGCGCTTACCAATGCTTTGGGACTGGAGTCTTTGCTCTTCACGGTACGTAGCAGGCAAGTTGCGGGTGACCTACCCGATACAGAAGCTGATTCTTATCTGACTGGGCTTTTGGTCGGAGCCGAGATTCGCTCTGCATTGGCGATATATAATGATGTTGAAAACGTGCAGCTGATCGGGTCGCCGGGCCTGACTACACTCTATGCCGCCGCACTCGATAGGGCTGGCAAAAGTTCAATTCAGATAGACGGTCAGTCTGCCAGTCTGGCAGGTCTCACCAAAGCCTATCAGGAGATATTTGCATGA
- a CDS encoding IlvD/Edd family dehydratase, producing the protein MHKSYQYDHVNDRLAQLLSSFADDIAIVMGKQVTDKKARRSAAVYGKRDRDGFIHRSWMKSQGLPDDSFDGRPIIGLCNTWSELTPCNAHLRILAEHVKRGVWQAGGVPVEFPVSSLGETQMRPTAMLFRNLLAMDVEEALRGYAMDGVVLLGGCDKTTPGQLMGAASVDLPAIVVSSGPMLSGKFRGETIGSGTDVWRLSEAARAGEISEETFFSAEAAMSRSAGVCNTMGTASTIGSLSEALGVALPGNASIPAVDARRRTMAHEAGRRIVALVEEDKPLSTFLSRAAFENAILVHAAVGGSTNAVVHLLALAGRCGVDLQLEDFDRFSRDVPLLANLLPSGEYLMEDFDYAGGMPAIMNRIADRLRGTAPTVGGQMIGEVAASGECFNDAVIRPLDTPVQSSSGTWVLRGNLCPGGAIIKPNAATPELLTHEGPAVVFESIEDFKARVDDPDLEITEDSVMVLKQCGPKGYPGMPEVGNMPLPKKLLQAGVRDMVRLSDARMSGTAYGTVVLHISPESHLGGPLAVVQNGDRIKLDGPARSLTLLVDDAELEKRKAELSAPMAPPNSERGYVHLHVNHVEQADKGCDLDFLVGKSGATVTRESH; encoded by the coding sequence TTGCATAAATCATATCAATATGATCATGTGAATGACCGTCTGGCGCAGCTTTTGTCAAGCTTTGCTGACGACATAGCAATCGTGATGGGAAAACAGGTGACCGACAAAAAGGCACGCAGAAGCGCCGCTGTTTATGGCAAGCGTGACAGGGATGGCTTCATTCACCGTAGCTGGATGAAAAGCCAGGGGCTTCCCGACGACAGTTTTGATGGCCGGCCGATTATCGGCCTGTGCAACACATGGTCAGAACTGACACCCTGCAACGCGCATCTACGCATCTTGGCGGAACATGTGAAACGCGGCGTCTGGCAAGCGGGCGGTGTACCAGTGGAATTTCCGGTATCGTCATTGGGCGAAACCCAGATGCGACCTACGGCAATGTTGTTTCGCAATTTGCTGGCTATGGATGTCGAAGAGGCATTGCGCGGCTACGCTATGGACGGGGTGGTTCTGCTTGGCGGCTGTGACAAGACAACGCCGGGTCAATTGATGGGAGCGGCATCGGTCGATCTGCCCGCTATTGTTGTTTCTTCCGGCCCAATGCTGAGCGGCAAGTTTCGCGGTGAGACCATCGGATCGGGCACAGACGTCTGGCGTCTGAGCGAAGCGGCACGAGCAGGCGAAATCAGTGAAGAGACATTTTTCAGTGCGGAAGCGGCCATGTCGCGCAGTGCTGGCGTGTGTAACACTATGGGCACGGCGTCGACAATTGGCAGTCTGAGTGAAGCATTGGGTGTCGCTCTGCCCGGCAACGCTTCCATCCCTGCCGTAGACGCCCGCCGCCGAACGATGGCCCATGAAGCCGGACGACGGATCGTGGCGCTGGTCGAGGAAGACAAGCCGCTGTCGACTTTTTTGAGCCGGGCGGCTTTTGAAAATGCGATATTGGTCCATGCAGCCGTTGGTGGCTCGACCAATGCTGTTGTCCATCTACTGGCGCTTGCAGGACGCTGCGGCGTGGATCTGCAGTTGGAGGATTTTGACCGGTTCTCGCGGGACGTGCCCTTGCTCGCTAATCTTTTGCCTTCCGGCGAATATCTGATGGAAGATTTTGACTATGCGGGCGGAATGCCCGCAATCATGAACCGTATTGCCGATCGTTTGCGCGGGACGGCTCCGACGGTTGGTGGCCAGATGATTGGTGAGGTCGCCGCGTCAGGGGAGTGTTTCAATGATGCTGTCATTCGTCCGCTCGATACCCCTGTGCAAAGTTCATCAGGTACCTGGGTGTTACGGGGCAACCTGTGCCCGGGCGGCGCGATCATCAAGCCAAACGCTGCTACGCCTGAGCTGCTGACACATGAAGGACCTGCCGTGGTCTTTGAATCGATCGAGGATTTCAAGGCGAGGGTCGATGATCCCGACCTCGAAATCACGGAGGATTCGGTGATGGTGCTGAAACAGTGCGGACCCAAAGGCTATCCGGGCATGCCGGAAGTCGGCAATATGCCCCTGCCCAAGAAACTGCTTCAGGCCGGCGTGCGCGATATGGTGCGCTTATCGGATGCTCGGATGAGCGGAACAGCTTATGGCACGGTGGTCCTGCATATATCGCCTGAATCCCATCTCGGTGGTCCGCTGGCCGTTGTGCAAAATGGCGACCGGATCAAACTCGACGGTCCGGCGCGATCGCTGACCTTGCTGGTTGACGATGCTGAGCTTGAAAAACGCAAAGCAGAACTGTCGGCTCCAATGGCGCCGCCAAACAGCGAGCGCGGCTATGTCCATCTCCATGTGAATCATGTCGAACAAGCGGACAAAGGCTGCGATCTTGATTTTCTGGTTGGTAAAAGCGGCGCCACCGTCACGCGTGAATCGCACTAA
- a CDS encoding Gfo/Idh/MocA family oxidoreductase: MTNLRIAIMGYGKIAKDQHVPAIAKTDGAELVAIVSSRSESPEGVPVFASLKELADSAVAVDAIALCTPPKGRTKIARDALSRGWHVLLEKPPGATLTEVEHLSDYAESTGLTLFATWHAQYNEAVDKAAALLANQEIISFAIHWCENVRKWHPGQTWIWEAGGFGVFDPGINALSIATKILPMDFHVHEASLFVAENHQAPIAADIKFSGSFAEEASAHFDFRTTDDEIWTMTVKTNAHSLSLERGGSLLKIDDQVIVKQHANEEYRLIYEEFVNLVRTGQSNVDLAPLKLTADALMIGRRHSVAPFPD; the protein is encoded by the coding sequence ATGACCAATTTGCGCATCGCGATCATGGGCTATGGCAAAATCGCCAAAGACCAGCATGTCCCGGCCATAGCGAAGACTGATGGTGCTGAGCTGGTCGCCATTGTCAGCAGTCGTAGCGAATCCCCGGAGGGTGTTCCGGTCTTTGCTTCACTGAAAGAACTGGCCGATAGCGCTGTTGCCGTGGATGCCATCGCCCTTTGTACGCCGCCCAAGGGCCGCACCAAAATCGCCCGGGACGCGTTAAGCAGGGGTTGGCATGTCCTGCTTGAAAAGCCGCCCGGCGCGACACTGACGGAAGTGGAACATCTCTCCGACTATGCAGAATCAACCGGCCTGACCCTGTTTGCGACATGGCATGCACAATATAATGAAGCCGTCGATAAGGCCGCTGCTCTTCTGGCCAATCAAGAAATAATCTCCTTTGCGATTCACTGGTGCGAAAATGTGCGCAAATGGCATCCCGGACAGACGTGGATTTGGGAGGCGGGCGGATTTGGAGTCTTTGATCCGGGCATCAATGCCCTGTCCATTGCTACCAAGATATTGCCCATGGACTTTCATGTCCACGAGGCCAGCCTGTTTGTAGCGGAAAACCATCAGGCACCGATTGCCGCTGATATCAAGTTTTCCGGCAGCTTTGCCGAAGAAGCCAGCGCCCATTTTGATTTTCGAACAACAGATGATGAAATCTGGACGATGACCGTAAAGACCAATGCGCATTCGCTCAGTCTGGAGCGCGGTGGCAGCTTGCTTAAAATTGATGATCAGGTGATCGTGAAACAGCATGCGAATGAGGAATATCGGCTAATCTACGAGGAGTTTGTAAATCTGGTCAGAACTGGACAGTCCAATGTGGATCTTGCGCCTCTCAAACTAACCGCTGATGCCTTGATGATCGGTCGCCGCCATTCGGTCGCGCCCTTTCCCGACTGA